The DNA sequence CTCGTTGTTGAATCTAAAGAATTCTGAAGAGTCATTAAAAGCTCAGAATGCAGCGCTAAAATCAAATTTTTCGCTCAACCTGACTCCATTAAGTTACGACAAAACCCGATCGTTCGATACGTTTCAATCGATTTGGAATACAAGCGAAACAACTCAATCGTTCGGTACATTAACCGTTTCGCAACCATTCCTTCCGACTGACGGAACAATAAGCCTGAACAACCGGTTTGGCTGGCAGAACAGTTACAGCGAGAACGGAAGAAACCTCGCCCCAAAAACATTCAGTAATAACTTGTATCTGAGCATTGCACAGCCTTTATTCACCTATAACAGAACCAAGCTTTCATTGAAAACGCTGGAGCTAAATCTGGAAAATGCCCAACTGAATTATTCGATGCAAAAGTTGAACCTCGAAATGCAGGTTACCCAATTGTTTTACAATGTTTATCTGGCACAAATGAGCCTGAATATTGCACAGGATGAATTCACTAATACGCAAAAGAGTTATGAAATCACCCAAAACAAGGTAACTGCAGGAATTGCAGCTAAAGAGGAACTTTATCAGGCCGAACTGAACTTTGCCACTGCAAAATCGACCTTGGAAAATGCACAGGTAACACTCGACAATAATAAAGATCAGTTTAAACAATACATCGGGATGGACATCATGGAAGAAATGACTGTGATGACCGATGTTGCATTTAACCCGGTAAATGTTGACGTAAAAAAAGCAATTGAATACGGTTTAAATTCCCGTATGGAACTTCGCCAGCGCCAAATTGATGTGACAAATGCTCAATTCCAATTGATCCGGACCAATTCACTGAACGAATTCCGTGGCGATCTGAATTTATCAATCGGTATTATCGGTGTCAACGAAACTCTGCCTGATATATACAAGAATCCAACCAACAACCCACGGGTGTCGGTTTCATTCAATGTACCGCTTTGGGATTGGGGCGAAAAGAAAGCCCGGATCAAAGCGCAGGAAGCTGTTATTGAAACTCAGGAAATTAATCAGTCGGAACAGAAAAAACAGATAACAGTTGACATCCGAAAAGTCTACCGCAGTTTACAAAATCAGACCAACCAAATTGAAATTGCTGCTCAGAACGAAAAAAATGCGCAACTAACCTACGAAATCAACCTCGAAAGGTATGCCAATGGCGATCTGACCAGTATGGATATGAACCTTTTCCAAACACAGCTTTCACAAAAGAAAATGTCGTATGCTCAGGCTTTAATCAATTATAAAGTTGAATTGCTGAACCTTAAAATTCAGTCGCTTTACGATTTTGAAAAGAACGAAGCCATTGTTCCTGAATACCTTATTCGAAAGAAAAAATAAAACAAATCCATATGAAACCTATTCACCAATTTATCGCTTTGATAGCCCTGATCGGGGCGACCACTGCCTGCAACAACCAACCGGCCAACACAACAACTGAACTGGCGGTCCCTGTTTCGGTTTCCGACATCAAACCGAAGTCGATCGAAAAAGTGATCAATACCACCGGCACGTTGAATGCCACAAAAAAAACGGTATTGAATACCGAAATGGCCGGTAAATATAAACTATTGGTCAATCCGAAAACCCGCCGTCCGTTTGCTCTGGGCGATCTGGTCGAAAATGGACAGGTTATAATACAGCTCGAAGATGCCGAATATGTCAACGGAATTGGTCTTGAAAGCAAGAAGCTGAATCTCGATATTACGGAGCAAACTATGAAAAAGCAGCAATCGCTTTTCGAAAAAGGTGGAGTTACCCAACTTGATTACCGCAATTCGGAAGTAAATTATACCAACGCCAAGGATGCTTTCGAAAGGGCAAATCTTCAATTGGCCAAGATGAGTATTCGTGCTCCGTTCAAAGGCGTAATTACCGATTTGCCTGCCACCACCAACGGTACCCAGATTGCGACTGGAGCTGCTGTTGTTAGTTTGATGGACTATAGTATCATGACCGTTGAAGTAAACCTTCCGGAAAAATACATTAACGAAGTGGCGATTGACCAACCGGTTCGAATTATGAATTATACCTTGCCCAACGACACTTTACAAGGAAATGTAAAAGAATTGTCGCCGGCCATCAGTACCGAAACACGCACGTTTAAAGGTGTTGTTCAGGTTGCCAATCCTGAGCTGAAACTACGTCCGGGGATGTTTGCCAAAGCCGACATTGTTTTGGCACGCAAAGACAGCGTAATTGTTATCCCCAAGGAAATCATCATTTCAAGCCAGCGTGGCAAGTCGGTTTTCATTGTCGATAATGGAACAGCAACCGAAAAACACATTACCATTGGCTACGAAACCCAGACCGAAGCAGAAATAACTTCAGGATTAAAAAAGAATGACCGACTGGTGATCAAAGGTTTTGAAACATTGAAGAATAGGTCGAAAGTAAAGATCGTGAAATAGTAAAATGTTACGAGTTACAGGTTGCGGGATACGGGTTAAATAGCCGCATCGCGCAACCCGAAACACGCAACCCGAAACATAAAACCGCATGAAGAAATTAACACAATTTGCTGTCAACTTTCCGGTGACCATACTGATGATGGTACTTGCCGTTGTCCTGTTGGGATACATTTCCTTCGACAAGCTGGGCATCGACCTGTTTCCGGAGATAAACAACCCTCGTTTGTTTATCGAGCTCAAATCGGGAGAACGCCCTCCGGAAGAAATGGAAAAACAATTCGTGAAAAATCTCGAATCGTTAGCCATTCGCCAATCAGGCGTCATACAGGTTTCGTCGATTTCGAAAGTAGGAACGGCGCAAATAACCGTTGAATATGCCTGGACCAAAGATATGGACGAAGCTTTTCTTGATCTTCAGAAAGCAGCCAGTTCCTTTGCTCAGAATCAAACCCTCGACGAGATCAACATCACGCAACACGATCCGAATACCACACCGGTAATGATTGTTGGTCTGACTCACGAGAGCATTACCGATATGAACGAACTCCGTAAAGTAGCCGAAAACTACATCCGGAACGAGCTGGTTCGGCTCGAAGGTGTGGCTGATGTGGAAGTTTCTGGCTCGGAAACCAATGAAGTGCTGATACAGACCGATCAATACATGCTCGATGCTTTTGGTTTGACACTCGACGAGTTGACTACACGCATACAGAGCTTTAACCAGAGTATTTCGGGTGGTTCGATCACCGAAATGGGACTGAAATATGTGGTAAAAGGCGTTAGTTTATTGACCGACCTGAGCGACTTCGAGAATACCATTGTTGGATACAAGTCGATTACTTCGGGAAGCACAACTGCCGAAAAAGCTCCGATATATCTGCGCGAAGTGGCTAAAATTAGTTTTGCCAATAAAGATCCTGAAAACATTGTCATGATGAATGGCAAGCGCTGTTTGGGATTGTCAATTTATAAGGAAACAAGTTTCAATACAGTAAAAGCTGTTGAAGACATTTCGAAAGCACTGGTTGACATGGGAAAAGCATTGCCTGGGTACAAGCTGACTGTTATCTCCAATCAGGGAACTTTTATCAGCAATGCCATCAGTGAAGTGGAAGATACCGCAATGATTGGCATGTTCCTGGCGATCGTGGTGCTGTTTATATTTCTGCGCCGCATTGGAACGACACTAATTGTGAGTGTGGCTATGCCGATTTCAATCATAGCCACCTTTAACCTGATGTATTTCAATGGGCTCAGCCTGAATATTATGACCTTGGGAGGACTGGCGCTCGGTGCCGGTATGTTGGTGGACAATGCCATCGTGGTGATGGAAAATATTTTCCGGCTCCGCGAATCGGGCATGTCGGTAAAAGACGCTGCCATCGAAGGAACTTCGCAAGTCAGCGGGGCGATAACTTCATCGACGCTTACCACCATTGTCGTTTTCCTACCCATCGTTTATTTGCACGGCGCTTCGGGCGAGCTTTTCCGCGATCAGGCATGGACAATCACTTTTTCGTTGCTTTCATCACTGGTCGTGGCCATCTTGTTGATTCCAATGATGTTCAACTATTTCTTTAAAAGCAGCCAGAAACCTACCGTTCAAAAGTCTGTCCGGATTAAGGGATATGGAAAATTTCTCGGGAATGCACTGAAACACAAATGGGCGATCATACTTCTTACTGTAGTACTCATGGGGCTTTCTGTTTTGGTTTTGCCTTATATCGGAACCGAATTTATGCCCAAATCGGAAACCCGTCAATTTAGTATTGATTTAAAGATGCAGG is a window from the Aquipluma nitroreducens genome containing:
- a CDS encoding efflux RND transporter periplasmic adaptor subunit; translation: MKPIHQFIALIALIGATTACNNQPANTTTELAVPVSVSDIKPKSIEKVINTTGTLNATKKTVLNTEMAGKYKLLVNPKTRRPFALGDLVENGQVIIQLEDAEYVNGIGLESKKLNLDITEQTMKKQQSLFEKGGVTQLDYRNSEVNYTNAKDAFERANLQLAKMSIRAPFKGVITDLPATTNGTQIATGAAVVSLMDYSIMTVEVNLPEKYINEVAIDQPVRIMNYTLPNDTLQGNVKELSPAISTETRTFKGVVQVANPELKLRPGMFAKADIVLARKDSVIVIPKEIIISSQRGKSVFIVDNGTATEKHITIGYETQTEAEITSGLKKNDRLVIKGFETLKNRSKVKIVK
- a CDS encoding TolC family protein, which codes for MLLKKLIKRGLLVFIFCQLLLSANAQQIITLESALEIARNNSPDIRRSLLNLKNSEESLKAQNAALKSNFSLNLTPLSYDKTRSFDTFQSIWNTSETTQSFGTLTVSQPFLPTDGTISLNNRFGWQNSYSENGRNLAPKTFSNNLYLSIAQPLFTYNRTKLSLKTLELNLENAQLNYSMQKLNLEMQVTQLFYNVYLAQMSLNIAQDEFTNTQKSYEITQNKVTAGIAAKEELYQAELNFATAKSTLENAQVTLDNNKDQFKQYIGMDIMEEMTVMTDVAFNPVNVDVKKAIEYGLNSRMELRQRQIDVTNAQFQLIRTNSLNEFRGDLNLSIGIIGVNETLPDIYKNPTNNPRVSVSFNVPLWDWGEKKARIKAQEAVIETQEINQSEQKKQITVDIRKVYRSLQNQTNQIEIAAQNEKNAQLTYEINLERYANGDLTSMDMNLFQTQLSQKKMSYAQALINYKVELLNLKIQSLYDFEKNEAIVPEYLIRKKK
- a CDS encoding efflux RND transporter permease subunit codes for the protein MKKLTQFAVNFPVTILMMVLAVVLLGYISFDKLGIDLFPEINNPRLFIELKSGERPPEEMEKQFVKNLESLAIRQSGVIQVSSISKVGTAQITVEYAWTKDMDEAFLDLQKAASSFAQNQTLDEINITQHDPNTTPVMIVGLTHESITDMNELRKVAENYIRNELVRLEGVADVEVSGSETNEVLIQTDQYMLDAFGLTLDELTTRIQSFNQSISGGSITEMGLKYVVKGVSLLTDLSDFENTIVGYKSITSGSTTAEKAPIYLREVAKISFANKDPENIVMMNGKRCLGLSIYKETSFNTVKAVEDISKALVDMGKALPGYKLTVISNQGTFISNAISEVEDTAMIGMFLAIVVLFIFLRRIGTTLIVSVAMPISIIATFNLMYFNGLSLNIMTLGGLALGAGMLVDNAIVVMENIFRLRESGMSVKDAAIEGTSQVSGAITSSTLTTIVVFLPIVYLHGASGELFRDQAWTITFSLLSSLVVAILLIPMMFNYFFKSSQKPTVQKSVRIKGYGKFLGNALKHKWAIILLTVVLMGLSVLVLPYIGTEFMPKSETRQFSIDLKMQEGTRLQRTTAAVENLEGIIREVLGDHLETIYSQVGPSTGLLTSQDALFQGENTASIKIILKPDSKYGSTSAIQSISQGLGEMPDLDIKYVQDQTALGGLMGTDEAPLVIEIQGEDLAVIEGLSNQVKAAVQGIPELYNLEASMEGGSPEVEVMVDRLRAGIFNLSVSNVVTQIQNQLTGKTAGTIEKGGEMQDITLRLPDTGLAQLSDMEIKNGTQVVRVNEIATIVEGTSPKEIFRRNQVRIGKITGYMNKDIALDKMVTKVNQAIAGIPLPTDYKIKITGEEEKRKESMDALSFAMLLSIVLVFMVMASQFESLLHPFTILMTIPMAVVGSVLTFFIFNQTLNIMAVIGIIMLVGIAVNNSILLVDRILQLQKDGVPRIEAIQQAGQQRIRPILMTTLTTLLAMLPLTFGFGESASLRAPMALAVIGGLLTSTLMSLIVIPCVFDVFDRLASPKSPPKEGTLKATDPDGRD